The Desulfovibrio fairfieldensis sequence CGGCTGGATTTCCTGCCCGGTCGGGAGGTGGCGGCGCTGCTGGATGCGCCCGAAGCCGGACGCCAGACCCCGCGCGCCCTGCTGGCCCGCCATCTACCGCAACGACTCACGGACGCCCTGCTGCCCGCGCCTCTGGCCCGCCGCAAAATCGCCGAGCTGTCCCGCGCCGCGCGCAGCCGGATTGCGGAGGCCGTGCAGGCCCGCATGATAACGCCCGACGGCACGGCGGGCCTGAAAAAGGCCGAAGTTTGCGCCGGAGGCGTGGATACCCGCGAGGTGGACCCACGGAGCATGGCCAGTTTGCTGTGCCCGAACCTGTACATCGTGGGGGAATTGCTGGATGTGACCGGCCTGCTGGGCGGCTATAACCTACACTGGGCCTGGGCCAGCGGCATGGCTGCCGGACGGAATATAAGGAAGCAGTGATTAGTGGGCTTTTTGCCCTCTGCCCGCGTCAGGCTCACTTCGTGCGAAGGACACAAGCCTTTTTGAAACGGCTCAAATCCGGTCGCAATAGACGTTTTCGAGAAAGCGTTCCATGACTTCATCCGCCTGGCTGATATAGTCGTTGAGCGGGAATTGCGCCTTGCAGGCCGGACAACGCATGTAGGCTTCGTGGCAGGTGCGGGCGATGTGCAGGCGCGCTCCGCAGCGGGGGCAGGCGAGCGTGGTTTCAGCGTCACGGGCGGCGAAAAATGCCATGCGGCAACTCCTTTTCAGACCAGTAAGATGTCGCTCCGCCCGCGGCGGCGCGCAAGCCTTTACGGTTTTGCGACATGTGTCGTTTGACGCGGCTCCAGCGTGTGGAGGCTTCAAACCATGGGGCGGATGCCCAAGGTTGCCTCCAAAAGGGGATGCAAGTCAACGAAGTGTCGCAAAGTAAAAGTCCGCTTTGCCAACGGCATCGCGGACTTTAGAGCAAATTAACTTTGAGATTTTACAATCTCAAAATGTTGAGGACGCCCGCTCCGGCATGCAACAGCGCAAATAAATTGCGCTGTTGCCTTCGCGGCGGACGGCCGCTTTCGCAGCCGCCAGAGCAATTTCAGTCTGAAACTGCTCTGACAAATTTTACGCCCCGCACTGGGAGCCCCCCAATGGGGCTCCCGGCGGGCATTTCAGGGCCGAAGAGGCAAGCCCTGAAAATTGTAAACAGAGAAACTATGCCGCCCCAGGAGCTGTTTCTAGAGCGTTTTGATATTGA is a genomic window containing:
- a CDS encoding dual CXXC motif small (seleno)protein gives rise to the protein MAFFAARDAETTLACPRCGARLHIARTCHEAYMRCPACKAQFPLNDYISQADEVMERFLENVYCDRI